One part of the Vicia villosa cultivar HV-30 ecotype Madison, WI linkage group LG6, Vvil1.0, whole genome shotgun sequence genome encodes these proteins:
- the LOC131610682 gene encoding cell division cycle 5-like protein, with translation MRIMIKGGVWKNTEDEILKAAVMKYGKNQWARISSLLVRKSAKQCKARWYEWLDPSIKKTEWTREEDEKLLHLAKLMPTQWRTIAPIVGRTPSQCLERYEKLLDAACVKDDNYEPGDDPRKLRPGEIDPNPESKPARPDPVDMDEDEKEMLSEARARLANTKGKKAKRKAREKQLEEARRLASLQKKRELKAAGIDIRQRRRKRRGIDYNAEIPFEKRPPPGYFDVADEDRPVEQPAFPTTIEELEGKRRVDVEAQLRKQDVARNKIAERQDAPAAILHANKLNDPETVRKRSKLMLPPPQISDQELDEIAKLGYASDLMSSEELTEGSSATRALLSNYPQTPNQAMTPLRTPQRTPASKRDAIMMEAENLARLRESQTPLLGGDNPELHPSDFSGVTPKKKEIHTPNPLLTPSATPGSAGLTPRSGMTPARDGYSFGMTPKGTPLRDELHINEGMEMHDSAKLELRRQADMKRSLRSGLSGLPQPKNEYQIVMQPVQEDAEEPEEKIEEDMSDRMAREKAEEEARLQALLRKRSKVLQRELPRPPPASLELIRNSLIRADGDKSSFVPPTPIEQADEMIRKELLTLLEHDNAKYPLEEIANKERKKGTKRAANGPAIPVIEDFQEDEIKTADMLIKDEAQYLRAAMGHENDSLDEFVEAHTTCINDLMYFSTRNAYGLSSVAGNMEKLAALQNEFENVRSKLDDGKEKMIRLEKKVTVLTQGYEMRSKKSLWPQIEATFKQMNVAATEFECFQALKKQEQLAASHRINNLSSEVQKQKELERTLQKRYGDLMAELEKTQNVMEQFRVQAQQKEEIEAKKQALEEVQIQQKEEIEAKNQPIEEVQALQQEETEAKNHVLESTEATADEISVEGTENSEAAPHSADQQLAAVQDQATSSSKIDMDVDSSEAQVTHSTVVTLPDAPAAEDESAEVVEGKNIGSDVNREITVDMSAAVEIKSNEGNVEGQDVENPDEVIETTNQPDSSIKETTLLEGMQVADGKED, from the exons ATGAGGATTATGATTAAGGGAGGTGTTTGGAAAAACACCGAGGATGAAATTCTGAAAGCTGCTGTTATGAAATATGGTAAAAATCAGTGGGCTCGTATATCTTCGTTGCTTGTTCGTAAATCTGCGAAACAGTGTAAAGCTCGTTGGTACGAGTGGTTAGATCCTTCCATTAAGAAGACTGAATGGACTAGAGAAGAGGATGAGAAGCTACTTCATCTTGCTAAGCTTATGCCTACTCAGTGGAGAACTATTGCTCCCATTGTTGGTCGAACTCCTTCGCAGTGTTTAGAACGATATGAGAAGCTTCTTGATGCTGCTTGTGTTAAGGATGATAATTATGAACCTGGGGATGATCCTAGGAAATTGCGTCCGGGGGAGATTGATCCGAATCCTGAGTCGAAGCCTGCACGACCTGATCCTGTTGATATGGATGAGGATGAGAAGGAGATGCTTTCCGAAGCACGTGCTCGGTTGGCTAACACGAAAGGTAAGAAAGCGAAGAGGAAAGCCAGGGAGAAACAGCTTGAGGAAGCGAGGAGGCTTGCTTCTTTGCAGAAGAAACGAGAATTGAAGGCTGCTGGAATTGATATCAGGCAGAGGAGAAGGAAAAGGAGAGGAATTGACTATAATGCAGAAATTCCCTTTGAGAAGAGGCCTCCTCCGGGTTACTTTGATGTTGCTGATGAGGATAGGCCGGTGGAGCAGCCTGCGTTTCCTACTACTATTGAAGAACTCGAGGGAAAAAGAAGGGTTGACGTGGAGGCGCAGCTGAGGAAACAAGATGTTGCGAGGAATAAAATTGCAGAGAGGCAAGATGCCCCAGCTGCTATTCTTCACGCCAACAAGCTGAATGACCCAGAAACAGTTAGAAAGAGATCAAAACTGATGCTTCCACCACCCCAGATTTCTGACCAAGAATTGGATGAAATTGCCAAGTTGGGTTATGCTAGTGACCTTATGAGCAGCGAAGAACTCACCGAAGGCAGCAGTGCTACGCGTGCTCTTCTCTCTAATTATCCACAGACACCCAACCAAGCAATGACTCCTTTAAGAACTCCTCAGAGAACACCGGCTAGTAAAAGAGATGCTATCATGATGGAAGCTGAAAATTTGGCCAGGCTCAGGGAGTCTCAGACACCATTGTTGGGAGGAGACAACCCGGAGTTGCATCCTTCTGATTTTTCTGGGGTCACTCCTAAGAAAAAGGAAATTCACACTCCAAACCCACTGCTGACTCCCTCTGCAACCCCTGGAAGTGCAGGCCTTACTCCGAGAAGTGGTATGACACCGGCAAGGGATGGTTATTCTTTTGGCATGACTCCGAAGGGAACTCCTCTAAGGGACGAGCTACATATCAATGAAGGTATGGAGATGCACGACAGTGCTAAACTCGAGCTACGGAGACAAGCTGATATGAAAAGAAGTTTGCGCTCTGGTTTAAGCGGCCTTCCACAGCCCAAAAACGAGTACCAGATAGTGATGCAACCAGTTCAAGAAGATGCTGAAGAGCCTGAGGAGAAGATTGAAGAGGATATGTCCGATAGAATGGCTAGAGAGAAGGCGGAAGAAGAGGCACGACTGCAGGCATTACTTAGAAAACGTTCAAAAGTCCTTCAAAGGGAACTTCCTAGGCCTCCTCCAGCATCTCTGGAGCTTATTAGAAACTCCTTGATAAGAGCTGACGGGGACAAGAGTTCATTTGTTCCACCAACCCCGATTGAGCAAGCAGATGAGATGATAAGAAAGGAGCTTCTAACTTTACTGGAGCATGACAATGCCAAGTATCCTCTTGAGGAGATAGCTAATAAGGAGAGAAAGAAAGGAACCAAACGAGCAGCAAATGGGCCTGCTATCCCTGTCATAGAAGATTTTCAGGAGGATGAGATCAAAACT GCTGATATGTTGATAAAAGATGAAGCCCAGTATCTCCGTGCGGCAATGGGGCATGAAAATGACTCCCTTGATGAATTTGTTGAAGCGCATACCACTTGCATTAATGATTTAATGTACTTCTCCACCCGTAATGCCTATGGTCTATCAAGTGTTGCGGGAAATATGGAGAAGCTAGCAGCTTTGCAGAATGAATTTGAGAATGTGAGGAGTAAGTTGGATGATGGTAAGGAGAAAATGATTCGACTTGAGAAGAAGGTTACAGTACTCACACAAGGGTATGAG ATGAGGTCAAAAAAAAGTCTTTGGCCGCAAATCGAGGCCACTTTCAAGCAGATGAACGTCGCTGCAACAGAATTCGAGTGCTTTCAGGCTTTAAAAAAGCAGGAGCAGTTAGCTGCATCACATAGGATAAACAATCTTTCGTCTGAAGTTCAGAAGCAAAAGGAACTTGAGAGAACTTTGCAGAAGAGATATGGAGATCTTATGGCAGAGCTGGAAAAGACACAAAATGTAATGGAACAATTCAGGGTACAAGCACAGCAGAAGGAAGAAATTGAAGCAAAGAAACAAGCATTAGAAGAGGTACAAATTCAGCAGAAAGAAGAAATTGAAGCAAAAAATCAACCAATAGAAGAGGTACAAGCACTACAGCAAGAAGAAACCGAAGCAAAGAATCATGTACTCGAGAGTACTGAAGCTACAGCTGATGAAATTAGTGTGGAGGGTACAGAAAATTCTGAAGCAGCGCCTCACTCAGCTGACCAGCAATTAGCCGCCGTGCAAGATCAGGCTACTTCTAGCTCCAAAATTGACATGGATGTGGATTCTAGTGAAGCACAAGTGACGCACAGCACCGTTGTTACATTGCCAGATGCACCCGCTGCAGAAGATGAGAGTGCAGAAGTTGTAGAAGGCAAAAACATTGGAAGTGATGTTAACAGAGAGATAACGGTTGATATGAGTGCTGCAGTTGAAATAAAAAGTAATGAGGGAAATGTGGAGGGTCAAGATGTTGAGAACCCAGACGAGGTTATAGAAACTACAAACCAACCTGATAGTAGCATAAAAGAAACTACACTGCTTGAGGGCATGCAAGTTGCTGATGGTAAAGAAGATTAA
- the LOC131610683 gene encoding uncharacterized protein LOC131610683 — translation MRCFLPCFSASKSKRQNHFSAKPAVNANDIIQQNPVLEESIHWISSESKEKATNTKENNEEQECSDSLFSVSIGRGKSVSTEQNASETEVNSTPMKLHPAKEVSGSTPIVPVKDPEPKQNSKGKDRRVNQSLLEYRYRDCYDDDDGYDDINLDDDDDDSHGEKTEKGSSESSLFSISTDFSNRKRISFSSTEKLDNEVTSKMVALKEDDDEVLSVLNPIENVSQGKVKEVKAKLLNPIKKDKENINRSEEKTSLKVSLSSKRKMKEEIGVDTSLSDWLVESENKDDIGKRVDVEDRLILRALTVEEIRKCSSVSKTSNKCVKDGNQDLSSTTIKTRLEPAFEASVEN, via the exons ATGAGGTGCTTTTTACCTTGTTTTTCAGCTTCCAAATCCAAACGCCAAAACCACTTTTCTGCTAAACCTGCCGTCAATGCTAATGATATAATCCAACAAAATCCTGTCCTTGAAGAATCCATCCACTGGATATCATCAGAATCAAAGGAAAAAGCAACAAACACCAAAGAAAACAATGAAGAACAAGAATGTTCAGATTCACTATTTTCTGTTTCTATTGGTCGTGGAAAATCAGTTTCAACAGAACAAAATGCTTCTGAGACTGAAGTTAACAGTACTCCAATGAAACTCCATCCTGCAAAAGAGGTATCTGGGTCAACCCCGATTGTTCCGGTTAAGGATCCGGAACCAAAACAAAACTCCAAAGGAAAAGATAGAAGGGTGAATCAATCTCTGTTGGAGTATAGATATCGAGATTGttacgatgatgatgatggataTGATGATATTaaccttgatgatgatgatgatgattctcACGGTGAGAAAACAGAAAAAgggtcttcagaatcttctttgTTTTCTATATCCACTGATTTTAGTAATAGAAAAAGAATCTCATTTTCATCAACTGAAAAACTTGATAATGAAGTTACTAGTAAAATGGTGGCACtcaaagaagatgatgatgaagtttTGTCAGTGCTGAATCCAATTGAGAATGTTAGTCAAgggaaggtgaaagaggtgaaagcAAAATTGTTGAATCCTATAAAGAAAGACAAAGAAAACATCAATAGGAGTGAAGAAAAGACTAGTTTGAAGGTGTCATTATCATCAAAGAGAAAGATGAAGGAAGAAATTGGAGTAGATACTAGCCTCTCGGATTGGTTGGTTGAATCAGAAAATAAAGATGATATAGGAAAAAGAGTTGATGTTGAGGATAGGCTAATTCTAAGAGCATTGACAGTTGAAGAAATAAGGAAGTGTAGTTCTGTCTCTAAAACATCCAACAAATGTGTAAAG GATGGGAATCAAGATTTGAGTTCAACAACAATAAAGACCAGACTAGAACCAGCATTTGAAGCCAGTGTTGAAAACTGa